A genomic window from Vicinamibacterales bacterium includes:
- a CDS encoding SPFH domain-containing protein: MGLMDYIKTQFVEIIEWTDDSRDTISWRFPDDDKEIKNGAQLIVRESQTVQFVYLGEFGDTFGPGKHALTTDNIPVLTQLKSWKYGFESPFKADVYFVNTRLFTGNKWGTSNPIMMRDPDFGIVRLRAFGTYDFKVVDVRTFLKEVAGSDHNFRLDEFADTMRSRIVSVFSDAIASAKVPALDIATRYQEVGEALLPLINPALELKYGITIPSFILENCSVPPEVEAAIDKRSSMGAIGNLNDYVKYQMAQGMGQAGGGGGVAGSAAEVAMGFAMAQQMMNQPGGILGGQPSAAAPGAGRPDILTPADVATVLGVTEADVVATLESGDLKGKKIGTAWRVTRAALDEFLAH; encoded by the coding sequence ATGGGCCTGATGGACTACATCAAGACACAGTTCGTCGAGATCATCGAATGGACCGACGACTCGCGCGACACGATCAGCTGGCGCTTCCCCGACGACGACAAGGAAATCAAGAACGGCGCGCAGCTCATCGTCCGCGAATCGCAGACGGTGCAGTTCGTGTACCTCGGTGAGTTCGGCGACACGTTCGGGCCCGGCAAGCACGCGCTCACCACCGACAACATCCCCGTCCTCACGCAGCTCAAGAGCTGGAAGTACGGCTTCGAGTCGCCCTTCAAGGCCGACGTCTACTTCGTCAACACGCGCCTCTTCACGGGCAACAAGTGGGGCACGTCGAACCCCATCATGATGCGCGACCCCGACTTCGGCATCGTCCGCCTGCGCGCGTTCGGCACGTACGACTTCAAGGTCGTCGACGTGCGGACGTTCTTGAAGGAGGTCGCCGGGTCGGACCACAACTTCCGGCTCGACGAGTTCGCCGACACGATGCGCTCGCGCATCGTCAGCGTGTTCAGCGACGCCATCGCGTCCGCCAAGGTCCCGGCGCTCGACATCGCCACCCGCTACCAGGAGGTCGGCGAGGCGCTCCTGCCCCTCATCAACCCCGCGCTCGAGCTCAAGTACGGCATCACGATCCCGAGCTTCATCCTCGAGAACTGCTCGGTGCCGCCCGAAGTCGAGGCCGCCATCGACAAGCGCTCCAGCATGGGCGCCATCGGCAACCTGAACGACTACGTGAAGTACCAGATGGCCCAGGGCATGGGCCAGGCGGGCGGAGGCGGCGGCGTGGCCGGGTCCGCCGCCGAAGTCGCCATGGGCTTCGCCATGGCGCAGCAGATGATGAACCAGCCGGGCGGCATCCTCGGCGGCCAGCCGTCGGCGGCCGCGCCGGGTGCCGGCCGTCCGGACATCCTCACGCCCGCCGACGTCGCCACGGTGCTGGGCGTCACCGAGGCCGACGTCGTCGCGACGCTGGAGAGCGGCGACCTGAAAGGCAAGAAGATCGGGACGGCCTGGCGCGTCACGCGCGCGGCCCTCGACGAGTTCCTCGCCCACTGA
- a CDS encoding cytochrome D1 domain-containing protein: MPKPAAALLVLSVLGLPASQAPSTRPGLTGTVVVVNQQADTVTLVDLKTMEAYRHVPVVGGPHEAAASPDGRRVIVTNYNKQGAGPQKALSLLALPSGDTLKTIDLGDYRAPHDVRWVDPSRVVVTSEANQALLVVNVETGAIERVFRTEAAVSHMLALSTDRTRLYCSNMRDGSVSAFDFRTGEKIADIRTGKECEGVGVTPDGRWVWAGNRAADTISIIDTRSLQVVKHLPSAGFPYRVQFTPDGTSALVPHAQASSLVVGDVATQTIAKSIPLGLTKVEKPETAGVFPHPDNRHAFVTVRNDDSMLVLDLVTGQTLARVGVQASPDGVTYSPIQR; encoded by the coding sequence ATGCCCAAGCCCGCCGCCGCGCTCCTCGTCCTGTCCGTGCTCGGCCTGCCCGCGTCGCAGGCGCCGTCCACCCGGCCGGGACTGACCGGCACCGTGGTGGTCGTGAACCAGCAGGCGGATACGGTCACGCTCGTCGACCTGAAGACGATGGAGGCCTACCGGCACGTCCCCGTCGTGGGCGGCCCGCACGAGGCCGCCGCGTCGCCGGACGGCCGCCGCGTGATCGTGACCAACTACAACAAGCAGGGCGCGGGGCCGCAGAAGGCGCTGAGCCTCCTGGCGCTGCCGAGCGGCGACACGCTGAAGACGATCGACCTGGGCGACTACCGGGCGCCGCACGACGTCCGCTGGGTGGATCCGTCGAGGGTCGTGGTCACGTCCGAGGCGAACCAGGCACTGCTGGTCGTGAACGTCGAGACCGGCGCCATCGAGCGCGTGTTCCGCACCGAGGCCGCGGTGTCGCACATGCTGGCCCTCTCCACGGACCGGACCCGCCTCTACTGCTCGAACATGCGCGATGGCAGCGTGAGCGCGTTCGACTTCCGGACGGGCGAGAAGATCGCCGACATCCGGACGGGCAAGGAATGCGAGGGCGTCGGCGTGACGCCCGACGGCCGCTGGGTGTGGGCGGGCAACCGCGCGGCCGACACCATCTCGATCATCGACACGCGGTCGTTGCAGGTGGTGAAGCACCTGCCGTCGGCCGGCTTCCCGTACCGCGTGCAGTTCACGCCAGACGGCACGTCCGCCCTGGTGCCCCACGCCCAGGCCTCCTCGCTCGTCGTCGGCGACGTGGCCACCCAGACCATCGCCAAATCGATCCCGCTCGGCCTGACGAAGGTCGAGAAGCCAGAGACGGCCGGCGTCTTTCCCCATCCGGACAACCGGCATGCCTTCGTGACGGTCAGGAACGACGACTCGATGCTGGTCCTGGATCTGGTCACGGGCCAGACGCTGGCCCGCGTCGGCGTGCAGGCGAGCCCGGACGGCGTCACGTACTCCCCGATCCAGCGCTAG
- a CDS encoding pyridoxal-phosphate dependent enzyme: MTKKICDTILDTIGHTPMVRLNRLTKGVVAADVVAKIETFNPGNSIKDRMALKMIEDAEKDGRLTPGGTIIEGTSGNTGMGLAIAAVVKGYHCIFTTTDKQSKEKVDALRAFGADVVVCPTDVEPEDPRSYYSVSSRLERETPNSWKANQYDNPSNAQAHYEQTGPEIWDQTDGRVDHLVVGVGTGGTICGVGKYLKERKPSVKVWGIDTYGSVFKKYKETGVFDKNEIYPYITEGIGEDFLPQNVDFGVIDHFEKVTDRDAAIMTSRIAREEGIFAGNSAGSAMAGVLQLAPHFKAGELVVVIFHDHGTRYLGKMYNPDWMREKGFLDKKGLTAKDLVADRQKAKLVTIERTGTVAEAAHIMTEHAYSQIPVTADGRLVGSVNEGHLFAEIVKHPDLLRGPVEAIMEPAFPFADISTGIEALAGMITPATPAVLVRDFKSDETYIITRWDVIRALS; encoded by the coding sequence ATGACGAAGAAGATCTGCGACACCATCCTCGACACCATCGGCCACACCCCGATGGTCAGGCTCAACCGGCTCACGAAGGGCGTCGTCGCCGCCGACGTCGTCGCCAAGATCGAGACGTTCAATCCCGGCAACTCGATCAAGGACCGGATGGCCTTGAAGATGATCGAGGATGCCGAGAAGGACGGCCGCCTGACGCCCGGCGGCACGATCATCGAGGGGACGTCGGGCAACACTGGCATGGGGCTGGCCATCGCCGCCGTCGTCAAGGGCTATCACTGCATCTTCACGACCACCGACAAGCAGTCCAAGGAGAAGGTGGATGCGCTGCGCGCCTTCGGGGCCGACGTGGTGGTCTGCCCCACGGACGTGGAGCCCGAGGACCCGCGTTCGTACTACTCGGTGTCGTCCCGGCTGGAGCGCGAGACGCCGAACAGCTGGAAGGCGAACCAGTACGACAACCCGTCGAACGCCCAGGCGCACTATGAGCAGACCGGCCCCGAGATCTGGGACCAGACCGACGGCCGCGTGGATCACCTGGTGGTGGGCGTGGGCACGGGCGGCACCATCTGCGGCGTGGGGAAGTACCTGAAGGAGCGCAAGCCGTCGGTGAAGGTGTGGGGCATCGACACCTACGGCTCGGTCTTCAAGAAGTACAAGGAGACCGGCGTCTTCGACAAGAACGAGATCTATCCGTACATCACGGAGGGAATCGGCGAGGACTTCCTGCCCCAGAACGTGGACTTCGGCGTGATCGACCACTTCGAGAAGGTGACCGACCGCGACGCCGCGATCATGACGAGCCGCATCGCGCGCGAGGAAGGCATCTTCGCCGGCAACTCGGCCGGCTCCGCCATGGCCGGCGTGCTGCAACTGGCGCCGCACTTCAAGGCGGGCGAGCTCGTCGTCGTGATCTTCCACGACCACGGCACCCGCTACCTCGGCAAGATGTACAACCCCGACTGGATGCGTGAGAAGGGGTTCCTCGACAAGAAGGGCCTGACCGCGAAGGACCTCGTGGCCGACCGCCAGAAGGCGAAGCTCGTGACCATCGAGCGGACGGGCACGGTGGCCGAGGCCGCGCACATCATGACCGAGCACGCGTACTCGCAGATCCCGGTGACGGCCGACGGGCGCCTGGTCGGCTCGGTGAACGAGGGCCACCTCTTCGCCGAGATCGTGAAGCACCCCGACCTGCTGCGGGGTCCGGTGGAGGCCATCATGGAGCCGGCCTTCCCGTTCGCGGACATCTCGACCGGCATCGAGGCGCTGGCCGGCATGATCACGCCCGCGACGCCCGCCGTGCTCGTCCGCGACTTCAAGAGCGACGAGACCTACATCATCACGCGCTGGGACGTGATTCGGGCCCTGAGCTAG
- a CDS encoding DUF4159 domain-containing protein has protein sequence MRLGRRVAVAALVVLLAAGGAFAQFRGGWGRMRRVPPRFPANEASFDGGFNFCRVMYSSQWREAGGQGWSTDYPDADINFSIRFAELTKTRVSRQASGVPNHFVTRLTDPWVSRCPFLLASDVGTMSLREDEAAALRDYLLKGGFFWVDDFWGAQAWDVFENEMARVLNPGQYPFRDIGPDHPIYRTMFPLEALPQIPSIQFWRTTGGATSERGSDSAQAHLRGILDPNGRLMVLATHNTDISDAWEREGEDPAYFYEFSPNGYATAVNILLYAMSH, from the coding sequence GTGAGACTGGGCCGGCGGGTGGCAGTGGCGGCGCTGGTCGTCCTCCTGGCCGCCGGCGGCGCGTTCGCGCAGTTCCGGGGCGGATGGGGGCGCATGCGCCGCGTGCCGCCCCGCTTTCCCGCCAACGAGGCCAGCTTCGACGGCGGCTTCAACTTCTGCCGCGTGATGTACTCCAGCCAGTGGCGGGAGGCGGGCGGCCAGGGCTGGTCCACCGACTACCCGGACGCCGACATCAACTTCTCCATCCGCTTCGCCGAGCTGACCAAGACCCGGGTGAGCCGGCAGGCGTCCGGCGTGCCCAACCACTTCGTGACGCGCCTGACCGATCCGTGGGTCTCGCGGTGCCCGTTCCTCCTGGCCTCCGACGTCGGCACGATGTCGCTGCGCGAGGACGAGGCGGCGGCGCTCCGGGACTACCTGCTGAAGGGCGGCTTCTTCTGGGTGGACGACTTCTGGGGCGCGCAGGCCTGGGACGTGTTCGAGAACGAGATGGCGCGCGTCCTGAACCCGGGGCAGTACCCGTTCCGCGACATCGGCCCCGATCACCCGATCTACCGCACGATGTTCCCGCTCGAGGCCCTGCCGCAGATCCCGTCCATCCAGTTCTGGCGCACGACCGGGGGCGCCACCTCCGAGCGCGGGAGCGACAGCGCGCAGGCCCACCTGCGCGGCATCCTCGACCCGAACGGCCGGCTGATGGTCCTGGCCACGCACAACACGGACATCTCCGATGCGTGGGAACGCGAGGGCGAGGACCCCGCGTACTTCTACGAGTTCTCGCCGAACGGCTACGCCACGGCCGTGAACATCCTGCTGTACGCGATGAGCCACTAA
- a CDS encoding response regulator, whose translation MYSADDQPRGPASEAMDARVAAARVKMLLDVTPPSLGAATAAQIATVAVLYGTVSSASLGVWLAASIAASLGRLAVARAYGGAAVLDPPAVEAAARRYVVASALGGLVWGLGMAALHPDGVPERDAAIVMVLAGVSAGGLATLAPLIAAYAAFTIPLVVPYAVFTLWLGGPANIFTALAMIVYLVAMLAIGSRHSDAMGTSFRLRFENDDLVRSLTAAQAATETMNAGLRREVERRLHAQEVAEEASRVKSSFLANMSHEIRTPMNGVLGMTELLLASPLSPEQRRLAETANRSAESLLTVINDLLDFSKIEAGEIRLDERPFDVRDLADDVCVLLAEMAHGKGLELVCRSSPAVPPAVVGDPDRVRQVLTNVLGNAVKFTDEGEVVVSLDAEPLPDAPDRVRVHVSVRDTGPGIPAEFAPRIFDAFQQGDTSLTRVHGGSGLGLAIAKRLVERMGGEIDFTTERGLGTEFRFTLPMTVSADGVRARPPASLAGVRVLVVDDHAANREVLQGHVARWGARADCVASGAEGLRALGDAAQPYDVALVDLQMPGMDGLSLAAAMRQDTRHQGMGLVVLSSIGRDLSRETLSEHRIARCLAKPVRQSELYNCIAEIVVPRPVEPPPTAKPRFAGLVLVVEDNEVNQQVAMAMLSRMGCEVDVVSNGRECLTALETTRYDLIFMDCHMPVLDGFAATAAIRAQESRHGRVRQPIVALTADALAGDSERCLSAGMDDYLAKPFGIADMRAVLERWLPRRSETSSGPESRPSA comes from the coding sequence ATGTACTCCGCAGACGACCAGCCCCGGGGCCCGGCGTCTGAGGCCATGGACGCGCGCGTCGCCGCCGCCCGCGTGAAGATGCTCCTGGACGTCACCCCGCCCAGCCTCGGCGCGGCCACGGCGGCCCAGATCGCCACCGTCGCCGTCCTGTACGGCACCGTGTCGTCCGCGTCCCTCGGGGTCTGGCTCGCCGCGTCGATCGCGGCCAGCCTGGGCCGCCTGGCGGTCGCCCGCGCGTACGGCGGAGCCGCGGTCCTGGACCCGCCGGCCGTCGAGGCGGCGGCCCGCCGCTACGTCGTGGCGTCGGCGCTGGGCGGGCTCGTCTGGGGCCTGGGCATGGCGGCGCTCCATCCGGACGGCGTGCCCGAGCGGGACGCCGCGATCGTCATGGTGCTGGCCGGCGTGTCGGCCGGCGGCCTGGCCACGCTCGCCCCGCTCATCGCCGCCTACGCCGCCTTCACGATTCCCCTGGTCGTCCCCTACGCCGTCTTCACCCTGTGGCTCGGCGGTCCCGCGAACATCTTCACGGCGCTGGCCATGATCGTCTACCTGGTGGCGATGCTGGCCATCGGGTCCCGGCACAGCGACGCGATGGGGACGTCGTTCCGGCTGCGGTTCGAGAACGACGATCTCGTGCGGTCCCTGACCGCGGCCCAGGCGGCCACCGAGACGATGAACGCCGGGCTGCGCCGCGAGGTGGAGCGCCGGCTCCACGCCCAGGAAGTGGCCGAGGAGGCGAGCCGCGTCAAGTCGTCGTTCCTCGCCAACATGAGCCACGAGATCCGCACGCCCATGAACGGCGTGCTGGGCATGACAGAGCTGCTGCTCGCCTCGCCGCTCTCGCCCGAACAGCGGCGTCTCGCCGAGACGGCCAACCGGTCCGCCGAGTCGCTGCTGACCGTCATCAACGACCTCCTCGACTTCTCGAAGATCGAGGCCGGCGAGATCCGGCTGGACGAGCGCCCCTTCGACGTGCGCGACCTGGCCGACGACGTCTGCGTGCTCCTGGCGGAGATGGCGCACGGAAAGGGACTGGAACTGGTGTGCCGGTCGTCGCCGGCCGTGCCGCCGGCGGTGGTGGGGGACCCCGACCGCGTGCGCCAGGTGCTGACCAACGTCCTCGGCAACGCCGTGAAGTTCACCGACGAGGGCGAGGTGGTGGTGAGCCTCGACGCCGAGCCGCTGCCGGACGCGCCCGACCGGGTCCGCGTGCACGTCTCGGTGCGCGACACCGGGCCCGGCATCCCGGCGGAGTTCGCGCCCCGGATCTTCGACGCCTTCCAGCAGGGCGACACGTCGCTCACGCGCGTGCACGGCGGCTCCGGGCTCGGCCTGGCGATTGCCAAGCGTCTCGTCGAGCGGATGGGCGGCGAGATCGACTTCACGACCGAGCGCGGCCTCGGCACCGAGTTCCGCTTCACCCTGCCGATGACCGTGTCGGCCGACGGCGTCCGCGCCCGCCCGCCCGCGTCACTGGCGGGCGTCCGCGTGCTCGTCGTGGACGACCACGCGGCCAACCGCGAGGTGCTCCAGGGCCACGTCGCGCGCTGGGGCGCGCGGGCCGACTGCGTGGCCTCCGGTGCCGAGGGGCTCCGCGCGCTCGGCGACGCCGCGCAACCCTACGACGTCGCGCTCGTGGACCTGCAGATGCCGGGGATGGACGGCCTGTCGCTGGCGGCGGCGATGCGCCAGGACACCCGGCATCAGGGCATGGGCCTGGTGGTCCTGAGCTCCATCGGCCGCGACCTGTCGCGCGAGACGCTGTCCGAGCACCGCATCGCCCGCTGCCTGGCCAAGCCGGTGCGTCAGTCCGAGCTCTACAACTGCATCGCCGAGATCGTGGTGCCGCGGCCCGTGGAGCCCCCGCCGACGGCCAAGCCGCGCTTCGCGGGCCTGGTGCTGGTGGTGGAGGACAACGAGGTGAACCAGCAGGTGGCGATGGCCATGCTCAGCCGCATGGGCTGCGAGGTGGACGTGGTGAGCAACGGGCGCGAGTGCCTGACGGCGCTCGAGACCACGCGCTACGACCTCATCTTCATGGACTGCCACATGCCGGTACTGGACGGCTTCGCCGCGACGGCCGCCATCCGCGCCCAGGAGAGCCGGCACGGCCGCGTCCGCCAGCCGATCGTCGCGCTCACGGCCGACGCGCTCGCCGGCGACTCGGAGCGGTGCCTGTCGGCGGGCATGGACGACTATCTGGCCAAGCCCTTCGGGATCGCCGACATGCGCGCCGTGCTGGAGCGCTGGCTCCCGCGGCGCTCCGAGACTAGCTCAGGGCCCGAATCACGTCCCAGCGCGTGA
- a CDS encoding metalloregulator ArsR/SmtB family transcription factor: MPTDALSRTFAALADPTRRAILARLASGECSVTELAEPFDMSLPAISKHLRVLERAGLVARRAEAQFRHCRLEPERLQDAVDWAAHSIQRWRGRMDRLDAHLQRMQAKETRHARTSRRQ; encoded by the coding sequence ATGCCCACCGACGCCCTGAGCCGCACGTTCGCCGCCCTCGCCGACCCCACCAGACGCGCCATCCTGGCCCGCCTGGCGTCCGGGGAATGCTCCGTGACGGAGCTGGCCGAGCCCTTCGACATGAGCCTGCCGGCCATCTCGAAGCACCTCCGGGTGCTCGAGCGGGCCGGGCTGGTGGCCCGACGGGCGGAGGCGCAGTTCCGCCATTGCCGCCTGGAGCCCGAGCGGCTCCAGGACGCCGTGGACTGGGCCGCGCACTCCATCCAGCGCTGGCGCGGACGGATGGATCGCCTCGACGCCCACCTGCAGCGCATGCAGGCCAAGGAGACCCGACATGCTCGTACGTCCCGACGTCAATAG
- a CDS encoding tetratricopeptide repeat protein, whose protein sequence is MAPSRMQARAVFLASSGLACTPWRRRAWIACLAGLLWSLPASAQPAADTRLTEAIGWYTGTAGRIDDARARGLIDAAARDGDVLARMWVARAYSRGRLGYSRDPERARIIARQLLSSVRRQADAGSIEAAFLMGTAYDEGLGVAEDPATALRWLQKAAAGGHTLAEHNIGNAYLAGRGVAADPAAAVTWWLKAASKGDAVPQLRLGEAYETGRGVAVDLDSARRWYADAAARGNAAAKAALKRLSGGH, encoded by the coding sequence ATGGCCCCCTCGCGGATGCAGGCTCGGGCGGTCTTCCTCGCCTCGAGCGGATTGGCCTGCACGCCCTGGCGACGCCGTGCGTGGATCGCCTGCCTCGCCGGCCTCCTGTGGAGCCTGCCGGCGTCGGCCCAGCCGGCCGCGGACACCCGCCTGACCGAGGCCATCGGCTGGTACACCGGCACGGCCGGACGCATCGACGACGCACGCGCGCGCGGCCTGATCGACGCCGCCGCCAGGGACGGCGACGTCCTGGCCCGCATGTGGGTGGCGCGGGCCTACTCGCGCGGCCGCCTCGGCTACTCCCGCGATCCGGAACGGGCGCGCATCATCGCGCGGCAGCTGCTGAGCTCGGTCAGGCGCCAGGCCGACGCCGGCAGCATCGAAGCCGCCTTCCTGATGGGCACCGCGTACGACGAGGGCCTGGGCGTGGCGGAGGACCCCGCGACCGCGCTCCGGTGGCTCCAGAAGGCCGCGGCCGGCGGACACACGCTGGCCGAGCACAACATCGGCAACGCCTACCTCGCGGGCCGCGGCGTGGCCGCGGACCCCGCCGCCGCCGTCACGTGGTGGCTGAAGGCCGCGTCCAAGGGCGACGCGGTGCCGCAGCTGCGGCTGGGCGAGGCCTACGAGACCGGACGGGGCGTGGCCGTCGACCTCGACTCGGCCCGCCGGTGGTACGCCGACGCGGCCGCGCGGGGCAACGCGGCGGCGAAGGCGGCGCTCAAGCGGCTGAGCGGCGGCCACTGA